In Malania oleifera isolate guangnan ecotype guangnan chromosome 8, ASM2987363v1, whole genome shotgun sequence, a single window of DNA contains:
- the LOC131161755 gene encoding lysM domain-containing GPI-anchored protein 1-like: MPTPKPISVYICNIIFLLILRNAGLAKCKSTIEPCSFSDSCNAMLGYTLYTDLKVAEVAALFAIDPIALLTANAIDISYPDVENHILPSQLFLKIPITCSCADGIRKSVITYKTRPSDTLSAIAGSFYGGLVSADQIQDANSLPDDPVLESGQTLTVPLTCTCFNSTDNSLPAIYLSYVVKPGDSLNGTGGIAARYSTTLTDIMNVNAMGNPSIAAGDILAIPLPACASNFTKYASDNGLLVATGSYSITAGHCVQCSCGPGNLNLYCAPSPLAVSCSSMQCRNSKLMLGNVTAQQSSAGCNVNSCSYDGTVNGTIWTTLSTSLQPRCPGSQQFIPLVAPPTTVNRGSIFAPSPSPSQSSAVPAAMTPKSSVTSSPGSIPGFTPANGPMGSASDACILTNALASFPTVIVLCLFIKFMVPFLL, translated from the exons ATGCCAACTCCGAAACCCATCTCGGTCTACATCTGTAACATCATCTTCTTGTTGATTTTGAGAAATGCGGGTCTTGCGAAGTGCAAATCAACAATCGAGCCCTGCTCCTTCTCAGACTCCTGCAACGCCATGTTGGGCTACACTCTCTACACCGACCTCAAGGTCGCTGAGGTTGCCGCCCTCTTCGCAATCGACCCCATTGCGCTCCTCACCGCCAACGCCATCGACATCTCCTACCCGGACGTCGAGAATCACATCCTCCCTTCGCAGCTCTTCCTTAAAATCCCCATCACCTGCTCCTGCGCTGACGGCATTCGCAAGTCCGTCATCACATACAAGACCCGCCCCTCCGACACCCTCTCCGCCATCGCCGGTTCCTTTTACGGTGGACTCGTTTCCGCCGATCAGATTCAAGACGCCAATTCGTTACCGGACGATCCAGTTCTCGAGTCCGGGCAGACCCTCACCGTCCCTCTCACCTGCACTTGCTTCAATTCGACGGATAATTCGTTGCCCGCCATCTATTTGTCATATGTCGTGAAGCCGGGTGATTCATTGAATGGGACCGGTGGGATTGCGGCCAGGTATTCGACCACTCTCACGGATATTATGAATGTTAATGCAATGGGGAATCCGTCGATTGCTGCTGGAGATATACTTGCCATTCCGCTGCCTG CTTGTGCATCCAATTTTACGAAATACGCCTCCGATAATGGCTTGCTTGTGGCAACTGGAAGCTATTCCATTACTGCAGGACACTGCGTGCAATGCAGTTGTGGGCCTGGGAATCTCAA TTTGTACTGCGCGCCATCTCCGTTGGCTGTTTCTTGTTCGAGCATGCAATGCAGAAACAGTAAGCTCATGCTTGGGAATGTTACAGCACAACAGAGCAGTGCTGGTTGCAATGTTAATTCTTGTAGTTATGATGGCACTGTCAATGGGACTATTTGGACGAC GTTGTCCACATCTCTTCAGCCTCGGTGCCCAG GGTCACAGCAATTTATTCCACTTGTAGCACCACCTACTACAGTTAATAGGGGTTCTATATTTGCTCCATCACCTTCGCCATCTCAATCAAGTGCTGTTCCTGCTGCAATGACCCCCAAGTCTTCGGTCACGTCTTCACCTGGGTCAATTCCAGGATTTACCCCAGCAAATGGTCCTATGGGAAGTGCATCTGATGCTTGCATCTTGACGAACGCATTAGCTAGTTTTCCAACTGTTATTGTTTTATGTTTATTTATCAAGTTCATGGTGccatttttgttgtaa